In Helianthus annuus cultivar XRQ/B chromosome 9, HanXRQr2.0-SUNRISE, whole genome shotgun sequence, the following are encoded in one genomic region:
- the LOC110877999 gene encoding uncharacterized protein LOC110877999 yields the protein MVPRGRMYRGPARNIADANMAAGVGSGMLPVPYGMAGVGGLLPLDAAASIPQPMPITALASALDNASPDQQRTMLGENLYPLVDQLEHEHAAKVTGMLLEMDQTEVLHLLESPDALKEKVAEAGVMDMAAAMNLLPDSPMSSGFSQQMSPSGNGGQHSSVAWPQPNVPTLHLPGRNVQSSRLRSSLSARDIPLEDLSLLQDYESQQLLNDFTCYSVSDIAFEKWHIGPVSDIAFELWLFDLYGLQGNRKDSIWLPFMQFALFQSKLEPDLARRAEHYFSENTHVIKDYADKAASFVKNEYFKVQPELASHLNQDTAVVICDSCDCARII from the exons ATGGTTCCAAGAGGACGTATGTACCGTGGACCAGCTAGGAACATAGCAGATGCAAATATGGCGGCGGGTGTCGGCAGCGGAATGCTTCCCGTACCTTACGGCATGGCGGGCGTTGGCGGCTTGCTTCCACTTGATGCCGCTGCTTCCATCCCACAACCAATGCCTATTACAGCGTTGGCTTCTGCTCTTGATAACGCATCACCAGATCAACAGAGGACG ATGCTGGGTGAGAATCTGTATCCATTGGTGGACCAGCTTGAGCACGAGCATGCGGCTAAGGTGACAGGGATGCTTTTGGAGATGGACCAAACGGAGGTGTTGCATTTGCTGGAATCACCAGATGCATTGAAGGAGAAAGTTGCAGAGGCTGGTGTTATGGACATGGCTGCAGCCATGAATCTTTTACCTGATTCACCCATGTCTTCCGGGTTCAGTCAACAGATGTCACCATCAGGAAATGGTGGTCAACACTCTTCAGTTGCGTGGCCCCAGCCGAATGTCCCGACACTTCATCTTCCAGGAAGAAATGTACAATCGAGTCGGCTTAGGTCTTCTCTTAGTGCCAGGGATATCCCATTAGAGGATTTGAGCTTGTTGCAGGATTATGAATCTCAACAACTGCTAAACGACTTTACCTGTTATTCAGTCAGCGATATTGCTTTCGAAAAATGGCATATTGGACCAGTCAGCGATATTGCTTTCGAGCTGTGGTTGTTTGACTTGTATGGATTGCAAG GCAACCGAAAAGATTCAATATGGTTACCTTTTATGCAATTTGCTCTTTTTCAA TCCAAATTAGAACCGGATCTAGCTAGAAGAGCAGAACATTATTTCTCTGAGAATACACACGTTATTAAAG ATTACGCTGATAAAGCTGCTTCATTCGTCAAAAATGAATACTTTAAAGTTCAACCGGAACTGGCTAGCCATCTTAACCAAGATACAGCCGTTGTGATATGCGACTCTTGTGACTGTGCCCGAATCATATGA